From Pleurocapsa sp. PCC 7319:
TTTCTTTGTTAGTAATTATACATGGTATTTATATAATTTCAAACCAAGGAATCAGAACTAATAAAACATTTTTTTCTTATTTAAAAGCATCTTCGCTAGGATTGCTATTTTTTGCTCCTTGGCTTTATTTAATTTTGTCTCAACTAGATAAGGTTCAGTCTACTATCAACTGGGTTCACAAAATTACTCTATCTTTAGACGACTTAAGGATTGGATGGGAAGTTCACTTCGCACGTATTTTTTTTGACATAAATCCTAATTACGAATATGAAAATATAATCTCTGATAATTTGTGGTGGACTATGATCAGAGTTTTTCTAATTCTATTTGTATATTCAATCTATTTTTTAATTTATCATTCTTCGAAAAAAACTTATTCTTTTATTCTAATTTTAATATTTTTGCCTGCCTTATTCCTGGCTGTTCCAGATGTTTTATTTGGTGGAATACGCTCGATTCAAACTCGCTACTCTATAATCACCTATCTGGGATGTCATTTGACATTTACTTATTTGTTTGGTCAACAAATCCAAGCTAATCATCTCAATAACCAAACAAAACAACAATATTTATGGAGTTTATTACTAATTATATTAATTTTCCTAGAGCTAATTTCTTGTACTCTTAATGTCTCCCAATCGACTTGGTGGAATAAGGACCCTAATTCTCATAATTTACCAATATCAAGTATTCTGAATCAAGATTCTTCATTGCTTATCTCTGAATGTAATTTGAGCTCTTTGCAGAATTGGGATGGGCAATTTGGAGACTTAATCTCTCTCAGCTATCACTTAGACAATCAAGTAAAATTACAATGCTTCGATAATTTTGAGCAAATAAACATCTCAAAAATACCAGATGAATTTAATGCTTATTTTATTCTCAACCCTCCTGCTTCATTACAAGCTCAAATAAAACACCAACATCAACTTAAACTAAAGCCTATTTATCAAAATAATGTGTCACTTTG
This genomic window contains:
- a CDS encoding glycosyltransferase family 39 protein; protein product: MRWTLPLSNLRFLIIVLLVLGIFFRFANLDQKLYWKDETFTSLRIYGYTKQEITNEVTDGEIITKDFFQNYQKPNPEKGLFNVVKTLAVEDPKHPPLYFVMTRLWTQIFGDSVAVIRSFSAFISLLVFPSMYWLCLELFGSSFVAWIAIALIAVSPFHILYAQEARMYTLHTVNILLSSAVLFRAIRINTKLSWGLYAGTISLGIYTHTIFSLLVIIHGIYIISNQGIRTNKTFFSYLKASSLGLLFFAPWLYLILSQLDKVQSTINWVHKITLSLDDLRIGWEVHFARIFFDINPNYEYENIISDNLWWTMIRVFLILFVYSIYFLIYHSSKKTYSFILILIFLPALFLAVPDVLFGGIRSIQTRYSIITYLGCHLTFTYLFGQQIQANHLNNQTKQQYLWSLLLIILIFLELISCTLNVSQSTWWNKDPNSHNLPISSILNQDSSLLISECNLSSLQNWDGQFGDLISLSYHLDNQVKLQCFDNFEQINISKIPDEFNAYFILNPPASLQAQIKHQHQLKLKPIYQNNVSLWRLEK